One Lysobacter enzymogenes DNA segment encodes these proteins:
- a CDS encoding amino acid deaminase, whose product MNEALRALQNQTLLPGVKGLPLQAPLAQDRIAAQGYCVLDGRLSYPVAVLRQSTLDHNLRWMREFAERAGALLAPHGKTTMSPQLFQAQLDAGAWAITLATVPQLRVAHRFGVRRVLLANQPVAYADIESLAALLREDEGFEAWVLVDSSAGAARLNEVVRRHAPRRRLPVLVELGLSGGRTGARGVDAALALAGEVAAASHLRLAGIEGYEGLWTGADRAADLQRVQALLARMLDATRRCDRAGLFDGEEILISAGGSAYFDLVADAFAGLDGLSRPLRRVLRSGCYLTSDHGLYHGLQQEMRTRHGAEFRHGLQPALELWAMVQSRPEPGLALLTLGKRDASYDVELPRPLQWHRPGEPAPWPLREARIARMNDQHAYLELPPEHPLQVGDLVAVGISHPCTTFDKWPLMLLSDDSYRVVGAINTFF is encoded by the coding sequence ATGAACGAAGCATTGCGCGCGTTGCAGAACCAGACCCTGTTGCCGGGCGTCAAAGGCCTGCCGCTGCAAGCGCCGCTGGCGCAGGACCGGATCGCCGCGCAAGGCTATTGCGTGCTCGACGGCCGCTTGTCGTATCCGGTCGCGGTGCTGCGGCAATCGACGCTGGACCACAACCTGCGCTGGATGCGCGAATTCGCCGAACGCGCCGGCGCGCTGCTGGCGCCGCACGGCAAGACCACGATGAGCCCGCAGTTGTTCCAGGCCCAGCTCGACGCCGGCGCCTGGGCGATCACCCTGGCCACGGTTCCGCAACTGCGCGTGGCCCATCGTTTCGGGGTTCGGCGGGTGCTGCTGGCGAACCAACCGGTGGCCTACGCCGACATCGAGAGCCTGGCGGCGCTGCTGCGCGAAGACGAAGGCTTCGAGGCCTGGGTGCTGGTCGATTCCAGCGCCGGCGCGGCGCGCTTGAACGAGGTCGTGCGCCGGCACGCGCCGCGGCGGCGGCTGCCGGTGTTGGTGGAACTGGGCCTGTCCGGCGGCCGCACCGGCGCGCGCGGCGTCGACGCCGCGCTGGCGCTGGCCGGCGAAGTCGCCGCCGCCTCGCACCTGCGCCTAGCCGGCATCGAAGGCTACGAAGGCCTGTGGACCGGCGCCGACCGCGCCGCCGACCTGCAACGCGTGCAAGCCCTGCTCGCGCGGATGCTCGACGCCACCCGCCGCTGCGACCGCGCCGGCCTGTTCGACGGCGAGGAGATCCTGATCAGCGCCGGCGGCTCGGCCTATTTCGATCTGGTCGCCGACGCCTTCGCCGGCCTCGACGGCCTGTCGCGGCCGCTGCGCCGGGTGCTGCGCTCGGGCTGCTATCTGACCTCCGACCACGGCCTCTACCACGGTCTGCAGCAGGAAATGCGCACCCGCCACGGCGCCGAGTTCCGCCACGGCCTGCAGCCGGCGCTGGAACTGTGGGCGATGGTGCAGTCGCGGCCCGAGCCCGGGCTGGCCTTGCTGACGCTGGGCAAGCGCGACGCGTCCTACGACGTCGAACTGCCGCGCCCGCTGCAATGGCACCGTCCCGGCGAACCCGCGCCGTGGCCGCTGCGCGAGGCGCGCATCGCCCGGATGAACGACCAACACGCGTATCTGGAACTGCCGCCCGAGCACCCGCTGCAGGTCGGCGACCTGGTCGCCGTCGGCATCTCGCACCCGTGCACCACCTTCGACAAGTGGCCGTTGATGCTGCTCAGCGACGACAGCTACCGCGTCGTCGGCGCGATCAACACCTTCTTCTGA
- a CDS encoding Gfo/Idh/MocA family protein produces the protein MNRRDFIASSATAGTLLAANAFAPALARKRSTLRLGMIGTGMRGQVLLKELVRRDDVEVVALCDIEPIMLGRALAMIDKAGKPKPATYGDGGDVEAYRKMLAKDGLDGVIVATPWEYHAPMAIAAMQAGIAVGCEVVAGITLDDHWQVLRTQLKTGAPYMLLENVCYRRDVLAVLNMVRQGLFGELVHLQGGYQHDLRAVKFNNGNPDQPYGSGVEFGPKGWSEARWRTEHSVKRDGDLYPSHGIGPCAMAANIHRGNRFTYLSAMSSKPRGLHDYIVKKAGADHPNAKVKFKLGDLVTTQIACANGETIVLQHDTSLPRPYSLGFRVQGTDGLWMDVNDSIHIEGKSKPHEWDKAEVWLDKYDHPLWKRHGATAAGAGHGGMDWFVINAFVEALKAGAPMPIDIFDAVAWSAITPLSEQSIAEHRTLEFPDFTDGKWKDRKPIFGFDELY, from the coding sequence ATGAACCGACGCGACTTCATCGCCAGCTCCGCGACCGCCGGCACCCTGCTCGCCGCCAACGCGTTCGCCCCGGCGCTCGCGCGCAAGCGCTCCACGCTGCGCCTGGGCATGATCGGCACCGGCATGCGCGGCCAGGTCCTGCTCAAGGAGCTGGTGCGCCGCGACGATGTCGAGGTCGTCGCGCTGTGCGACATCGAGCCGATCATGCTCGGCCGCGCGCTGGCGATGATCGACAAGGCCGGCAAGCCCAAGCCGGCGACGTACGGCGACGGCGGCGACGTCGAGGCGTACCGCAAGATGCTCGCCAAGGACGGGCTCGACGGCGTGATCGTCGCCACGCCCTGGGAGTACCACGCGCCGATGGCGATCGCGGCGATGCAGGCCGGCATCGCGGTCGGTTGCGAGGTGGTCGCCGGCATCACCCTGGACGATCACTGGCAGGTGCTGCGCACCCAGCTCAAGACCGGCGCGCCGTACATGCTGCTGGAGAACGTGTGCTATCGCCGCGACGTGCTGGCCGTGCTCAACATGGTGCGCCAGGGCCTGTTCGGCGAACTGGTGCACCTGCAGGGCGGCTACCAGCACGACCTGCGCGCGGTGAAGTTCAACAACGGCAATCCCGACCAGCCTTACGGCAGCGGCGTGGAGTTCGGGCCGAAGGGATGGTCGGAGGCGCGCTGGCGCACCGAGCATTCGGTCAAGCGCGACGGCGACCTGTACCCGAGCCACGGCATCGGCCCCTGCGCGATGGCGGCGAACATCCACCGCGGCAACCGCTTCACCTATCTGAGCGCGATGTCGAGCAAGCCGCGCGGGCTGCACGACTACATCGTCAAGAAGGCCGGCGCGGACCATCCGAACGCGAAGGTCAAGTTCAAGCTCGGCGACCTGGTGACCACCCAGATCGCCTGCGCCAACGGCGAGACCATCGTGCTGCAGCACGACACCTCGCTGCCGCGCCCGTACTCGCTGGGCTTCCGCGTGCAGGGCACCGACGGGCTGTGGATGGACGTCAACGATTCGATCCACATCGAAGGCAAGAGCAAGCCGCACGAGTGGGACAAGGCCGAGGTGTGGCTGGACAAGTACGACCATCCGCTGTGGAAGCGCCACGGCGCGACCGCCGCCGGCGCCGGCCACGGCGGCATGGACTGGTTCGTGATCAACGCCTTCGTCGAAGCGCTCAAGGCCGGCGCGCCGATGCCGATCGACATCTTCGACGCGGTCGCCTGGAGCGCGATCACGCCGCTGTCGGAGCAGTCCATCGCCGAGCACCGCACGCTGGAGTTCCCGGACTTCACCGACGGCAAGTGGAAGGACCGCAAGCCGATCTTCGGCTTCGACGAGCTTTACTGA
- a CDS encoding AraC family transcriptional regulator, translating into MQTLCDALADVVFFVKDEAGRYTHANLTLVRRLGLKRREEVIGRDVAEVFPARLAARYAQQDRRVLDGDTIENQLEVHLYPNRRPGWCLTGKRPLALPDGGHGLVGLSRDLGAPDGRDPTYERLRRVLEHMQAHYAGPLRIAALARLADLSVAQLERHFQRVFQLTPQQSLTRLRIEAAMRELCGDASIAEVGLACGFTDQSAFARQFKAMVGMAPRDYRALHRGGQWGPAR; encoded by the coding sequence ATGCAGACCTTGTGCGACGCGCTCGCCGACGTGGTGTTCTTCGTCAAGGACGAAGCCGGCCGTTACACCCACGCCAACCTGACCCTGGTCCGGCGGCTGGGACTGAAGCGGCGCGAGGAGGTGATCGGCCGCGACGTCGCCGAAGTGTTTCCGGCGCGATTGGCCGCGCGCTACGCCCAGCAGGACCGGCGCGTGCTCGACGGCGACACGATCGAGAACCAGTTGGAAGTGCATCTGTATCCGAACCGCCGCCCGGGTTGGTGCCTCACCGGCAAGCGCCCGCTGGCGCTGCCCGACGGCGGCCACGGCCTGGTCGGGCTGTCGCGCGATCTCGGCGCGCCGGACGGGCGCGATCCCACCTACGAGCGGCTGCGGCGGGTGTTGGAACACATGCAGGCGCACTACGCCGGACCGCTGCGCATCGCCGCGCTGGCGCGGCTGGCCGACCTGTCGGTAGCGCAGCTGGAACGGCATTTCCAGCGCGTGTTCCAGCTCACGCCGCAGCAGAGCCTGACCCGGCTGCGGATCGAAGCGGCGATGCGCGAGCTGTGCGGCGACGCGAGCATCGCCGAGGTCGGGCTGGCCTGCGGCTTCACCGACCAGAGCGCGTTCGCGCGCCAGTTCAAGGCGATGGTCGGAATGGCGCCGCGCGATTACCGCGCATTGCATCGCGGCGGCCAGTGGGGGCCGGCGCGCTGA
- a CDS encoding 4-hydroxyproline epimerase, whose amino-acid sequence MHSLDIIDSHTGGEPTRVVVAGFPDLGGGSLAEQRRRFGERYDGWRSAIACEPRGSDTVVGALLLPPQSPDACAGTIFFNNVGTLGMCGHGTIGLVRTLQFLGRIEPGEHRIDTPVGTVGARLHDDGRVSVDNVESWRHAAQVRLDVPGYGAVCGDVAWGGNWFFIVKVARVIALTHVRELSAFAEAIRTALEAAGVRGADGAQIDHIELETASTTPGIDGRNFVLCPGLAYDRSPCGTGTSAKLACLAADGKLAPGALWRQESVLGSVFEGSYRSGERGVHPTITGSAHITARAQLLIDETDPFAWGIGAR is encoded by the coding sequence ATGCACAGCCTCGACATCATCGACTCGCACACCGGCGGCGAACCCACCCGCGTGGTGGTCGCCGGCTTCCCCGACCTCGGCGGCGGCAGCCTGGCCGAACAGCGCCGCCGCTTCGGCGAGCGATACGACGGCTGGCGCAGCGCGATCGCCTGCGAGCCGCGCGGTTCCGACACCGTGGTCGGCGCGCTGCTGCTGCCGCCGCAGTCGCCCGACGCCTGCGCCGGCACGATCTTCTTCAACAACGTCGGCACCCTGGGCATGTGCGGCCACGGCACCATCGGCCTGGTGCGCACGCTGCAGTTCCTCGGCCGCATCGAGCCGGGCGAGCACCGCATCGACACCCCGGTCGGCACGGTCGGCGCGCGCCTGCACGACGACGGACGGGTGTCGGTCGACAACGTCGAAAGCTGGCGCCACGCCGCGCAGGTGAGGCTCGACGTGCCCGGCTACGGCGCGGTGTGCGGCGACGTGGCCTGGGGCGGCAACTGGTTCTTCATCGTCAAGGTCGCGCGGGTGATCGCGCTGACCCACGTGCGCGAGCTGAGCGCGTTCGCCGAGGCGATCCGCACCGCGCTGGAAGCGGCCGGCGTGCGCGGCGCCGACGGCGCGCAGATCGACCATATCGAACTGGAAACCGCTTCGACCACGCCCGGCATCGACGGCCGCAACTTCGTGCTGTGCCCGGGCCTGGCCTACGACCGCTCACCGTGCGGCACCGGCACCAGCGCCAAGCTCGCCTGCCTGGCCGCCGACGGCAAGCTCGCGCCGGGCGCGCTGTGGCGCCAGGAGAGCGTGCTCGGCAGCGTGTTCGAAGGCTCGTACCGCAGCGGCGAGCGCGGCGTGCATCCGACCATCACCGGCAGCGCCCACATCACCGCGCGCGCGCAGTTGCTGATCGACGAAACCGATCCCTTCGCCTGGGGCATCGGCGCGCGCTGA
- a CDS encoding NAD(P)/FAD-dependent oxidoreductase: MASYDLIVLGAGIVGAACAERAAGEGLRVAVVEPGPVGGGATAAAMGHLVAMDDDPAELALSRLSLRLWERFADLPLAEFSRCGTLWVAREPRELDGVAAKVARLAAAGIEARPVGADELYALEPYLTPGLCGGMLVAGEAVVYPPRVAQHLLQLACERQAQAFLGRRAVALTAHGARLDDGSELRGPVLVATGCALPELLPQLPMRSRKGHLVITERYPGRIRHQLLELGYADSAHGDADSSVAFNVQPRPTGQILIGSSREFGVEERAVSPPMLRRMLERAFAFVPMLRELQALRVWTGFRPCTPDGLPYIGAFAPRPHTWVAAGHEGLGVTTALGTAQLLVEQLLGRAPAIDPAPYAPTRMLR, from the coding sequence ATGGCCAGCTACGACCTCATCGTCCTGGGCGCCGGCATCGTCGGCGCGGCCTGCGCCGAGCGCGCGGCCGGCGAGGGCCTGCGCGTGGCGGTGGTCGAACCCGGCCCGGTCGGCGGCGGTGCGACCGCGGCGGCGATGGGGCATCTGGTGGCGATGGACGACGATCCGGCCGAGCTGGCGTTGTCGCGCCTGTCGCTGCGGTTGTGGGAGCGCTTTGCCGACCTGCCGCTCGCCGAATTCAGCCGTTGCGGCACCTTGTGGGTCGCGCGCGAGCCGCGCGAACTCGACGGCGTCGCGGCCAAGGTCGCGCGCCTGGCCGCGGCCGGAATCGAGGCGCGGCCGGTCGGTGCCGATGAGTTGTACGCGCTGGAGCCGTATCTCACGCCCGGCCTGTGCGGCGGCATGTTGGTCGCGGGCGAAGCGGTGGTGTATCCGCCGCGCGTCGCCCAGCATCTGCTGCAACTGGCGTGCGAACGCCAGGCGCAGGCCTTCCTCGGCCGCCGCGCGGTCGCGCTGACCGCGCACGGCGCGCGCCTGGACGACGGCAGCGAACTGCGCGGCCCGGTGTTGGTCGCCACCGGTTGCGCCCTGCCCGAACTGCTGCCGCAACTGCCGATGCGTTCGCGCAAGGGCCATCTGGTCATCACCGAGCGCTATCCCGGCCGCATCCGCCATCAACTGCTGGAACTCGGCTATGCCGACAGCGCCCACGGCGACGCCGACAGCAGCGTCGCCTTCAACGTGCAGCCGCGGCCGACCGGGCAGATCCTGATCGGCTCCTCGCGCGAGTTCGGCGTCGAAGAGCGGGCGGTCTCGCCGCCGATGCTGCGGCGCATGCTCGAACGCGCTTTCGCCTTCGTGCCGATGCTGCGCGAATTGCAGGCGTTGCGGGTGTGGACGGGGTTCCGCCCGTGCACGCCGGACGGCCTCCCCTACATCGGCGCGTTCGCGCCGCGCCCGCACACCTGGGTCGCCGCCGGCCACGAAGGCCTGGGCGTGACCACGGCGCTGGGCACGGCGCAGTTGCTGGTCGAGCAACTGCTCGGCCGCGCGCCGGCCATCGATCCGGCGCCGTACGCGCCGACGCGGATGCTGCGATGA
- a CDS encoding 2Fe-2S iron-sulfur cluster-binding protein translates to MSAAPVRLDIDGVAVEVPAGASVAAAVALAAPHFRRSRSGQPRAPLCGMGVCFECRVRIDGVEHQRSCLVPAREGMRVACDD, encoded by the coding sequence ATGAGCGCCGCGCCGGTTCGCCTGGACATCGACGGCGTCGCGGTCGAAGTGCCCGCCGGCGCCAGCGTCGCCGCCGCGGTGGCGCTGGCCGCGCCGCATTTCCGCCGCTCGCGCAGCGGCCAGCCGCGCGCGCCGCTGTGCGGCATGGGCGTGTGCTTCGAATGCCGGGTGCGCATCGACGGCGTCGAGCACCAGCGCTCGTGCCTGGTGCCGGCGCGCGAGGGCATGCGGGTGGCCTGCGATGACTGA
- a CDS encoding FAD-dependent oxidoreductase gives MTERCDVLVVGAGPAGLAAAQAAASHGARVALVDMQANAGGQVWRRDARRPASDPARERLDALLAGARVRWLGQAQVVAAEPGQVLVEQAGTAIELSYGALVLATGARELLLPFPGWTLPGVTGAGGLQALVKQGWPIAGRRVLVAGSGPLLLAAAATAQRHGARVVAICEQAPAARLHAFARHLWRWPGKLAQAAALRARLAGTPYRTGRWVVAAHGEGRVVEAELNDGERIAVDQLAVGYGLVPNLELAQQLGCELQAHGAHACVRVDALLRTSVASVYAAGEVCGIGGRDCALVEGAMAGHAAAGAVEAARALQPRRARARAFAALLPEHFRLDPRVLAAATPDALVCRCEDVRLGEIDAHADWRAAKLATRCGMGSCQGRVCGAALAQLRGPAFAPSLSAAGPRPPVFPVRLAALAAHGAAPHAPPPAASEPITHSVPQGTVP, from the coding sequence ATGACTGAGCGCTGCGACGTGCTGGTGGTGGGCGCCGGCCCGGCCGGGCTGGCGGCGGCGCAGGCGGCCGCGTCGCACGGCGCGCGGGTCGCGCTGGTCGACATGCAGGCCAATGCGGGCGGACAGGTGTGGCGGCGCGACGCGCGCCGGCCTGCGTCCGATCCGGCGCGCGAGCGCCTCGACGCATTGCTCGCCGGCGCACGCGTGCGCTGGCTCGGGCAGGCGCAGGTGGTCGCGGCCGAGCCCGGGCAGGTGCTGGTCGAACAAGCCGGAACCGCCATCGAACTGAGTTACGGCGCGTTGGTGCTGGCCACCGGCGCGCGCGAATTGCTGTTGCCGTTTCCGGGCTGGACCTTGCCCGGCGTCACCGGCGCCGGCGGCCTGCAGGCGCTGGTCAAGCAAGGCTGGCCGATCGCCGGCCGGCGCGTACTGGTCGCCGGCAGCGGCCCGCTGCTGCTGGCCGCGGCCGCCACCGCGCAGCGCCACGGCGCGCGCGTGGTCGCGATCTGCGAACAGGCGCCGGCCGCGCGATTGCACGCGTTCGCGCGTCATCTGTGGCGCTGGCCGGGCAAATTGGCCCAGGCCGCGGCCTTGCGCGCGCGTCTGGCCGGCACGCCGTATCGCACCGGCCGCTGGGTCGTGGCCGCGCACGGCGAAGGCCGCGTGGTCGAGGCCGAATTGAACGACGGCGAACGCATCGCGGTCGACCAACTCGCGGTCGGCTACGGGCTGGTGCCGAATCTGGAACTGGCGCAGCAACTGGGCTGCGAGCTGCAGGCGCACGGCGCCCATGCCTGCGTGCGCGTGGACGCGCTGCTGCGCACCAGCGTCGCTTCGGTGTACGCCGCCGGCGAGGTCTGCGGCATCGGCGGCCGCGACTGCGCGCTGGTCGAGGGCGCGATGGCCGGCCACGCCGCCGCCGGCGCGGTCGAGGCCGCGCGCGCGCTGCAGCCGCGGCGCGCGCGGGCGCGCGCGTTCGCGGCGTTGTTGCCGGAACACTTCCGGCTCGATCCGCGGGTCCTGGCCGCGGCGACGCCGGACGCCTTGGTATGCCGCTGCGAAGACGTGCGCCTGGGCGAGATCGACGCCCACGCCGACTGGCGCGCGGCCAAGCTCGCCACCCGCTGCGGCATGGGCAGCTGCCAGGGCCGCGTCTGCGGCGCCGCGCTGGCGCAGTTGCGCGGGCCGGCGTTCGCGCCGTCGCTGTCCGCCGCGGGCCCGCGTCCTCCCGTTTTCCCCGTGCGCCTGGCGGCCCTGGCCGCGCACGGCGCCGCGCCGCACGCGCCGCCGCCGGCGGCGTCCGAACCGATCACGCACTCAGTCCCACAAGGAACCGTTCCATGA
- a CDS encoding dihydrodipicolinate synthase family protein, which produces MSTASIWRGVIPAITTPFHADGAIDHDFLARHARELIDAGCTGIVPLGSLGEAATLSFDDKLAILRTLVAALDGRAPVIPGIAALSTAEAVRLAQEAKKIGCAGLMVLPPYVYSTDWREMKAHVAAVIAATDLPCMIYNNPVAYKTDFSPEQIAELAGEFANVQAVKESSADVRRFAALRALLGDRLELLVGMDDAIVEGVAMGATGWIAGLVNAYPKESVRLFELARDGGAPAAAALYAWFLPLLRLDTVPKFVQLIKLVQAQVGMGAEHVRAPRLPVTGAERDAALAVIERAQAQRPEL; this is translated from the coding sequence ATGAGCACTGCTTCCATCTGGCGCGGCGTCATCCCCGCCATCACCACTCCCTTCCACGCCGACGGCGCGATCGACCACGACTTCCTCGCCCGCCACGCGCGCGAGCTGATCGACGCCGGCTGCACCGGCATCGTCCCGCTGGGCTCGCTCGGCGAGGCGGCGACGCTGAGCTTCGACGACAAGCTGGCGATCCTGCGCACCCTGGTCGCCGCGCTCGACGGCCGCGCGCCGGTGATCCCGGGCATCGCCGCGCTGTCCACCGCCGAGGCCGTGCGCCTGGCCCAGGAAGCCAAGAAGATCGGCTGCGCCGGCCTGATGGTGCTGCCGCCGTACGTGTATTCGACCGACTGGCGCGAGATGAAGGCGCACGTGGCCGCGGTGATCGCCGCCACCGACCTGCCGTGCATGATCTACAACAACCCGGTCGCGTATAAGACCGACTTCTCGCCCGAACAGATCGCCGAACTCGCCGGCGAATTCGCCAACGTGCAGGCGGTGAAGGAATCCTCCGCCGACGTGCGCCGCTTCGCCGCGCTGCGCGCGCTGCTCGGCGACCGGCTGGAGCTGCTGGTCGGCATGGACGACGCCATCGTCGAAGGCGTGGCGATGGGCGCGACCGGCTGGATCGCGGGCCTGGTCAACGCCTATCCGAAGGAATCGGTGCGCCTGTTCGAACTCGCCCGCGACGGCGGCGCGCCCGCGGCGGCAGCGTTGTACGCGTGGTTCCTGCCGCTGCTGCGGCTCGACACCGTGCCCAAGTTCGTGCAGCTGATCAAGCTGGTGCAGGCCCAGGTCGGCATGGGCGCCGAGCACGTGCGCGCGCCGCGCCTGCCGGTGACCGGCGCCGAGCGCGACGCCGCGCTGGCGGTGATCGAACGCGCCCAGGCGCAGCGTCCGGAGCTGTGA
- a CDS encoding aldehyde dehydrogenase family protein: MSAREPVLVGGRWQASLDAAGEFRAFDPTRAVEVGAAFPISGAQDARAALASACAAAEELAACAPARIAAFLDAYAAAIEADGETLVELAHLETALPARPRLAEVELPRASGQLRQAARAARERSWTQPIIDTAAGLRSHLAPLRKPVLIFGPNNFPFAFNAVAGSDFASAIAARNPVIAKVHPSHPGTSQRLAQLAHRALLDAGLPAQSLQVLYHLDPALGLELASDARLGALAFTGSRSAGLALKAAADAAGVPAYLELSSVNPVFLLEGALRERGEALAQEFFASCTLGVGQFCTNPGVVVVPRGEAGDAFVAAAATRFDAAPAGTMFSQGVLDHLRAGVAAWRAAGAQPLGGDVAADGEGYRVRPALLGVDAAAFVADRRLQSEAFGPASLVVRVDGIDEALRVAAALEGNLTGTIYGGDSAADDDDWRRLAGALRPRVGRLIDGRMPTGVAVSAAMNHGGPYPSTGHPGFTAVGMPSAIRRFAALHCYDHVRQDVLPEELRDRNPGGLSRWIDGGWTLDDIATKTGGTTA; this comes from the coding sequence ATGAGCGCGCGCGAACCGGTGTTGGTGGGCGGGCGCTGGCAGGCTTCGCTGGACGCGGCCGGCGAGTTCCGCGCCTTCGACCCGACCCGCGCGGTCGAGGTCGGCGCGGCGTTCCCGATCTCCGGCGCGCAGGACGCGCGCGCTGCGTTGGCGTCCGCGTGCGCGGCCGCCGAGGAACTGGCCGCGTGCGCGCCCGCGCGCATCGCGGCGTTCCTCGACGCCTACGCCGCGGCGATCGAGGCCGACGGCGAGACGCTGGTCGAACTGGCGCACCTGGAAACCGCGCTGCCGGCGCGGCCGCGCCTGGCCGAGGTCGAATTGCCGCGCGCCAGCGGCCAGCTGCGCCAGGCCGCTCGCGCCGCGCGCGAGCGCAGCTGGACCCAGCCGATCATCGACACCGCCGCCGGCCTGCGCTCGCACCTGGCACCGCTGCGCAAGCCGGTGCTGATCTTCGGGCCGAACAATTTCCCGTTCGCGTTCAACGCGGTCGCCGGCAGCGATTTCGCCTCGGCCATCGCCGCGCGCAATCCGGTGATCGCCAAGGTCCATCCCTCGCATCCGGGCACCAGCCAGCGGCTGGCGCAGCTGGCGCACCGCGCGTTGCTGGACGCCGGCCTGCCGGCGCAGTCGCTGCAGGTGCTGTATCACCTCGACCCCGCGCTCGGCCTGGAACTGGCCAGCGACGCGCGCCTGGGCGCGCTGGCGTTCACCGGCAGCCGCAGCGCCGGGCTCGCACTCAAGGCCGCGGCCGACGCGGCCGGCGTGCCGGCCTATCTGGAGCTGTCGAGCGTCAACCCGGTGTTCCTGCTCGAAGGCGCGTTGCGCGAGCGCGGCGAGGCGCTGGCGCAGGAATTCTTCGCTTCGTGCACGCTCGGCGTCGGCCAGTTCTGCACCAACCCCGGCGTGGTGGTGGTGCCGCGCGGCGAGGCCGGCGACGCGTTCGTCGCCGCCGCGGCCACGCGTTTCGACGCCGCGCCGGCCGGCACGATGTTCTCGCAAGGCGTGCTCGATCACCTGCGCGCGGGCGTGGCGGCCTGGCGCGCGGCCGGTGCGCAGCCGCTCGGCGGCGACGTGGCGGCGGACGGCGAGGGCTATCGGGTGCGGCCGGCGCTGCTCGGCGTGGACGCGGCTGCGTTCGTGGCCGACCGCCGCCTGCAGAGCGAGGCGTTCGGCCCGGCCAGCCTGGTGGTGCGGGTCGACGGCATCGACGAGGCGTTGCGGGTCGCCGCGGCGCTGGAAGGCAATCTCACCGGCACCATCTACGGCGGCGACAGCGCCGCGGACGACGACGACTGGCGCCGTCTGGCCGGCGCGTTGCGCCCGCGCGTGGGCCGGCTGATCGACGGGCGCATGCCCACCGGCGTCGCGGTCAGCGCGGCGATGAACCACGGCGGCCCGTATCCGAGCACCGGCCATCCGGGTTTCACCGCGGTCGGCATGCCCAGCGCGATCCGCCGCTTCGCCGCGCTGCATTGCTACGACCACGTGCGCCAGGACGTGCTGCCGGAGGAATTGCGTGACCGCAATCCCGGCGGGCTGTCGCGCTGGATCGACGGCGGCTGGACCTTGGACGACATCGCGACGAAGACGGGCGGAACGACGGCATGA
- a CDS encoding M24 family metallopeptidase has product MNAAAQIGGLTLETARAQLAPWAQRAPAIGAEEYQRRLERARALMRAHGFDALLVSAGASLRYFAGVPWGASERLVALLLTLDGDPLLVCPAFEAGSLAHVLKIPAQARFWEEHEDPHALVAAALRERGARRLALDPGAAFAIFTGLRAAAPQLELGDAAAIVDGCRARKSPAELALMQQATAMTLQVHRLAAGLADEGVSTATLRRFIDEAHRALGADNGSTFCIVQFGRATAFPHGIPGEQQLREGELVLIDTGCAVQGYHSDITRTYICGRADDDQRRIWDLEHAAQRAAFEAVRPGVSGEAVDDAARAVLQRGGLGPDYRLPGLPHRTGHGCGLSVHEAPYLVRGNRVGLEVGNCCSNEPMIVVPERFGVRLEDHFFVTEDGARWFTEPSVAIDRPFAD; this is encoded by the coding sequence ATGAACGCAGCGGCGCAGATCGGCGGACTGACCCTGGAAACGGCGCGCGCGCAGCTGGCGCCGTGGGCGCAACGCGCGCCGGCGATCGGCGCGGAGGAGTACCAGCGGCGCCTGGAACGCGCGCGCGCGCTGATGCGCGCGCACGGCTTCGACGCGCTGCTGGTCAGCGCCGGCGCCTCGCTGCGCTATTTCGCCGGCGTGCCCTGGGGTGCGAGCGAGCGGCTGGTGGCGCTGCTGCTGACCCTCGACGGCGATCCGCTGCTGGTGTGCCCGGCGTTCGAAGCCGGTTCGCTCGCGCACGTGCTCAAGATTCCGGCCCAGGCGCGGTTCTGGGAAGAACACGAAGACCCGCACGCGCTGGTCGCCGCGGCCCTGCGCGAGCGCGGCGCGCGCCGGCTGGCGCTGGACCCCGGCGCGGCGTTCGCGATCTTCACCGGCCTGCGCGCGGCCGCGCCGCAGCTGGAACTCGGCGACGCCGCGGCGATCGTCGACGGTTGCCGCGCGCGCAAGTCGCCGGCCGAGCTGGCGCTGATGCAACAGGCCACGGCGATGACCCTGCAGGTGCATCGTCTCGCCGCCGGCCTGGCCGACGAGGGCGTCTCCACCGCGACCCTGCGCCGCTTCATCGACGAAGCGCACCGCGCGCTCGGCGCCGACAACGGCTCGACCTTCTGCATCGTCCAGTTCGGCCGCGCCACCGCGTTCCCGCACGGAATCCCCGGCGAGCAGCAGTTGCGCGAAGGCGAACTGGTGCTGATCGACACCGGCTGCGCGGTGCAGGGCTACCACTCCGACATCACCCGCACCTACATCTGCGGCCGCGCCGACGACGACCAGCGGCGCATCTGGGACCTGGAACACGCGGCCCAGCGCGCCGCGTTCGAAGCGGTGCGTCCCGGCGTTAGCGGCGAAGCGGTCGACGACGCGGCGCGCGCGGTGTTGCAGCGCGGCGGCCTGGGGCCGGACTACCGTCTGCCTGGGCTGCCGCACCGCACCGGCCACGGCTGCGGGTTGAGCGTGCACGAGGCGCCGTACCTGGTGCGCGGCAACCGCGTCGGGCTGGAGGTCGGCAACTGTTGTTCGAACGAGCCGATGATCGTGGTGCCGGAGCGGTTCGGGGTGCGGCTGGAGGATCATTTCTTCGTCACCGAAGACGGCGCGCGTTGGTTCACCGAGCCGTCGGTGGCGATCGACCGGCCGTTCGCGGATTGA